In Populus nigra chromosome 10, ddPopNigr1.1, whole genome shotgun sequence, the following proteins share a genomic window:
- the LOC133704090 gene encoding protein ASYMMETRIC LEAVES 2-like, giving the protein MASSSNSPCAACKFLRRKCQPECVFAPYFPPDQPQKFSNVHKVFGASNVTKLLNELHPSQREDAVNSLAYEADMRLRDPVYGCVGVISLLQHQLRQLQMDLSCAKSELSKYQNLGINGHAGSLIAAAAAAATATATTHHHHHHPQNLGINLIGAGGGGSRDHHYHHQFFSRDQQQMMRSFDSGNNYDASLLAMNVSASIGQLSQFQQPRAATGDDRRTIDPS; this is encoded by the coding sequence ATGGCTTCTTCATCAAATTCTCCATGTGCAGCCTGCAAATTTCTGCGGCGCAAATGTCAACCTGAATGCGTATTTGCCCCTTACTTCCCACCTGACCAGCCACAAAAATTTTCCAATGTCCATAAAGTTTTCGGGGCAAGCAATGTCACAAAACTTCTCAACGAATTGCACCCTTCTCAGCGTGAAGATGCTGTCAATTCCTTGGCCTACGAGGCCGACATGCGTCTCCGTGACCCGGTTTATGGCTGTGTTGGGGTCATTTCACTCCTTCAGCACCAACTTCGCCAGCTGCAGATGGATCTTAGCTGTGCAAAATCTGAACTCTCCAAATATCAGAACTTGGGCATCAATGGCCATGCTGGATCACTAATTGCGGCCGCAGCCGCTGCAGCTACAGCCACGGCAACAAcgcatcaccaccaccaccacccacaAAATCTGGGGATTAATTTGATTGGAGCTGGAGGGGGAGGATCTAGGGATCACCACTACCACCACCAGTTTTTTTCTAGGGATCAGCAACAGATGATGAGGAGCTTTGACTCGGGGAATAACTATGACGCAAGCCTTCTTGCTATGAATGTCTCTGCAAGTATTGGGCAACTTAGTCAGTTCCAGCAACCAAGAGCCGCTACTGGAGATGACCGCCGCACCATCGACCCCTCTTAG
- the LOC133705167 gene encoding conserved oligomeric Golgi complex subunit 1-like, whose amino-acid sequence MRVSTPSATDDRAATLSGGGYRDAESLLRSKTISEIRNVESATRQQIEEKKEELRQLVGNRYRDLIDSADSIVLMKSYCGSISHNIASIHINIRSLSASPLSETPKFTNPSPTRGKIYGIACRVKYLVDTPENIWGCLDEFMFLEAAGRYTRAKHVQNTLMSSDYNKILSNFPLLQHQWQIVESLKVQISQKSRERLSDQGLGIGGYADALAAAAVIDELEPDQVLSLFLDSRKSWISQKLGGFGWVDVKNDNVSGEVVVFVFCEVLKIIQVSVGQVGELFLQVLNDMPLFYKVILGSPPASQLFGGIPNPDEEVRLWKLFREKLESVNVALDKEYIARTCLSWLRDCGGEILSKINGRFLIDAIATGGELAVAEKMIRETMGSKQVLEGSLDWLKSVFGSEIELPWSRIRELVLEDDSDLWDEIFEGAFVQRMKTIITSRFEDLVRGINLGESICAVRETPGEPIDFQACLNRPCTGGGVWFIEPNAKKSGLGSGHKVSPEENDFHSCLNAFFGPEVSRIRDAVDSCCQSVLEDLLNFLESPKAALRLNDLAPFLQDKCYESISTILTELKRELDSLYATMGNANNVGQSVSPAMVVDKSLYIGRLLFAFQNHSKHIPVILGSPRFWAEDTMAAVFHKLPSVLRQSRVANDYPIPDSPGRQFPTGSKRQTSSAASALLGANESASPKLEELGRTMRDLCIRAHILWISWLSDELSTILSLDLGKDDGLSATIPLRGWEETVVKQEQSDENQSEIKISLPSIPSLYIITFLFRACEEIHRIGGHVLDKSILQKFASRLLEKVIEIYEDFLSSSESHQSQVSEKGVLQILLDLRFAADVLSGGDCNINEEISRNPRVKIPFRRKQEQSHKKSAFRERIDGLINCFSQRLDPIDWLTYEPYLWENERQSYLRHAVLLGFFVQLNRMYIDAMQKLPSNPESNIMRCCTVPRFKYLPISTPALSSRGTTKTSFRATSDDISSRSSWKAYTNEELSRNIDFDENSSFGVATPILKSFMQVGSRFGESTLKLGSMLTDGQVGIFKDRSAAAMSTFGDILPVQAAGLLSSFTATRSDS is encoded by the exons ATGAGAGTATCTACACCCTCCGCTACCGACGACCGCGCCGCCACGCTGAGCGGCGGAGGCTATCGGGACGCCGAATCGCTACTCCGTTCAAAAACCATATCCGAAATCCGCAATGTCGAATCTGCAACTCGACAGCAAatcgaagaaaagaaagaagagcttCGTCAATTAGTCGGTAACCGATATCGTGACCTAATTGATTCGGCCGATTCTATCGTTCTCATGAAATCCTATTGTGGATCAATCTCGCATAACATCGCATCGATTCACATCAACATTCGCTCCCTTTCTGCTTCTCCGTTATCAGAAACCCCCAAATTCACAAACCCTAGCCCTACGCGTGGTAAAATTTATGGGATCGCGTGTCGGGTCAAGTATTTAGTTGATACCCCGGAGAATATCTGGGGATGCTTGGACGAATTCATGTTTTTGGAGGCAGCAGGGAGGTACACACGTGCAAAGCACGTGCAGAATACGTTGATGAGTAGTGATTATAATAAGATCTTGTCGAATTTCCCACTCTTGCAGCATCAATGGCAGATTGTGGAGAGTTTGAAAGTGCAGATTTCACAGAAAAGTCGCGAGAGGTTGTCAGATCAAGGATTGGGAATTGGGGGTTATGCGGATGCGTTGGCTGCGGCAGCAGTGATTGATGAATTGGAGCCTGATCAGGTATTGAGTTTGTTTCTTGATAGCAGAAAGTCATGGATTTCACAAAAATTAGGGGGTTTCGGTTGGgttgatgtaaaaaatgataatgtCAGTGGTGAGGTTGTCGTTTTTGTGTTTTGTGAAGTCTTAAAGATAATTCAAGTTAGTGTAGGACAAGTAGGAGAGTTGTTTTTGCAAGTTTTGAATGACATGCCTttgttttataaagttattttaggTTCTCCTCCCGCTTCCCAATTGTTTGGGGGGATTCCGAATCCAGATGAGGAAGTGAGATTGTGGAAATTGTTTAGGGAAAAGCTCGAGTCTGTGAATGTTGCTCTAGATAAAGAATATATTGCCAGGACTTGTTTGAGTTGGTTGAGGGATTGTGGCGGAGAGATTTTGAGTAAGATTAATGGGAGGTTCTTGATTGATGCGATTGCCACGGGTGGAGAGCTTGCGGTGGCTGAGAAGATGATTAGGGAGACCATGGGTAGTAAGCAAGTATTGGAGGGAAGTTTGGATTGGCTCAAGAGTGTTTTTGGGTCTGAGATTGAGTTGCCTTGGAGTAGGATCCGAGAGTTAGTTTTAGAAGATGACTCGGATCTCTGGGATGAGATATTTGAAGGTGCTTTTGTTCAGAGGATGAAAACTATAATCACATCACGATTTGAGGATTTGGTTAGAGGCATCAATTTGGGAGAGTCCATTTGTGCAGTCAGAGAGACTCCTGGTGAACCGATTGACTTTCAGGCATGCTTGAACAGACCTTGCACTGGTGGTGGGGTTTGGTTTATTGAACCCAATGCAAAGAAGTCTGGTCTAGGTTCTGGTCATAAGGTATCGCCTGAAGAGAATGATTTTCATAGTTGTCTCAATGCGTTCTTTGGTCCTGAAGTTAGTCGTATCAGAGATGCAGTGGACAGTTGTTGTCAAAGTGTTCTCGAGGACCTGCTCAATTTCTTAGAATCTCCAAAAGCAGCTCTCAGGCTAAATGATTTGGCACCATTTTTACAGGATAAGTGTTATGAGAGCATTTCAACTATATTAACAGAACTCAAGAGGGAGCTTGATAGTTTATATGCTACAATGGGGAATGCTAACAATGTTGGTCAGTCAGTTTCTCCTGCCATGGTTGTTGACAAATCTCTTTACATTGGGAGACTTTTGTTTGCATTTCAAAACCACTCAAAACACATTCCTGTGATACTGGGCTCTCCAAGGTTTTGGGCCGAAGATACTATGGCTGCAGTTTTTCACAAGTTACCATCTGTATTGAGGCAATCTAGAGTTGCTAATGACTATCCTATCCCTGACAGTCCTGGCAGGCAATTTCCCACTGGATCTAAAAGACAGACCTCATCTGCTGCCTCTGCTTTACTTGGAGCAAATGAAAGTGCAAGTCCTAAACTTGAAGAATTAGGCAGAACCATGAGGGATCTTTGCATCAGAGCTCATATCTTATGGATATCCTGGTTATCTGATGAGCTTTCAACCATTCTTTCTCTGGATCTTGGAAAAGATGATGGATTATCGGCAACAATTCCCTTGAGG GGCTGGGAAGAGACAGTAGTCAAGCAAGAACAATCTGATGAGAACCagtcagaaattaaaatttcactACCATCCATACCTTCACTCTATATCATCACATTTCTATTTCGGGCATGTGAAGAAATCCATAGAATTGGAGGTCATGTTCTGGACAAATCAATTCTGCAAAAATTTGCTTCAAGACTACTGGAGAAG GTTATTGAAATTTATGAGGACTTCCTTTCCTCCAGTGAGTCTCATCAGTCTCAAGTGTCAGAGAAAGGAGTTCTTCAAATTCTGTTAGACCTGAGATTTGCTGCTGATGTTCTATCTGGGGGTGATTGCAATATTAATGAGGAGATATCTAGAAATCCAAGGGTGAAGATTCCTTTCAGGCGTAAGCAGGAGCAAAGCCATAAGAAGTCGGCCTTTAGAGAGCGTATTGATGGGTTAATTAACTGTTTTTCACAGAGGCTAGATCCCATAGACTGGCTTAC GTATGAGCCATACTTGTGGGAGAATGAGAGGCAGTCATACTTGCGACATGCTGTCCTTTTGGGGTTCTTTGTGCAACTAAACCGGATGTATATTGATGCTATGCAAAAACTACCATCCAATCCAGAGTCAAATATCATGAGATGTTGTACTGTTCCTCGCTTTAAATACCTTCCAATCAG CACGCCAGCATTGTCTTCAAGAGGGACAACAAAGACTTCTTTTCGAGCAACTTCAGATGATATCTCTTCTAGAAGTTCCTGGAAAGCTTATACCAATGAAGAGCTTTCTCGAAATATTGATTTCGATGAAAACTCTAGTTTTGGTGTAGCAACACCAATTTTGAAGTCTTTCATGCAG GTTGGAAGCAGGTTTGGAGAGAGCACTTTAAAATTGGGATCTATGTTAACGGATGGGCAAGTAGGCATATTCAAGGACAGATCGGCAGCTGCCATGTCAACATTTGGTGATATTTTACCTGTCCAAGCAGCTGGTCTTCTTTCATCATTCACAGCTACCAGATCAGACTCTTGA
- the LOC133704611 gene encoding endoglucanase 12-like, which produces MHSANHWGGSLEIYNGSAESTTDDERSRNMEWDKAALQPQHHHLDETQQSWLLYPQETKKKKYVDLGCVACSHKALKWTLYAFVFALLVIALPIILVKTLPKHNSKPPPPDNYTLALRKALLFFNAQKSGKLHKNNGIPWRGDSGLQDGNVTDFSKAGLVGGYYDAGDNTKFHFPMAFAMTMLSWSVIEYRQKYEAIGEYQHTRDLIRWGTDYLLLTFNSSASKIDKIYCQVGGSRNGSRLPDDHYCWQRPEDMDYPRPTQVVNSGADLAGEMAAALAAASIVFRDNEAYSKKLVRGAETVYDFARDGGRRGAYSSGNDYIQPYYNSTGYYDEYIWGATWLYYATGNITYIRLATEPGFSKHSKALLSIPDLSVLSWDNKLPAAMLLLTRYRIFLNPGYPYEEMLHMYHKKTELNMCSYFQQFDVFNWTKGGMIQLNHGRPQPLQYVANAAFLASLYVDYLNATRVPGLNCGPKFISLDLLRSFATSQINYILGDNPMKMSYVVGYGTKFPRHVHHRGASTPSDKTRYSCTGGWKWRDSSKPNPHNITGAMVGGPDRFDQFRDVRTNYNFTEPTLAGNAGLVAALASLTSSGGIGIDKNSIFTAVPPLYPPSPPSPPAWKP; this is translated from the exons atgcatTCAGCAAATCATTGGGGGGGTTCGCTGGAGATTTACAATGGATCAGCAGAATCAACAACCGACGATGAGAGGAGTCGCAACATGGAGTGGGACAAGGCCGCCTTGCAACCCCAGCATCATCATCTAGACGAGACACAACAGAGCTGGTTATTGTACCCTCAAGAGACCAAGAAAAAGAAGTATGTGGACTTGGGTTGCGTAGCCTGTAGCCATAAAGCCTTGAAGTGGACTCTCTATGCCTTTGTTTTTGCGCTTCTTGTTATTGCACTCCCTATCATCCTAGTCAAGACTTTGCCAAAGCACAACTCTAAGCCTCCTCCTCCAGACAATTACACTCTTGCCCTCCGAAAGGCTCTTCTCTTCTTCAATGCCCAAAAAT CTGGAAAATTGCACAAGAACAACGGAATTCCATGGAGAGGAGATTCAGGGCTACAAGATGGAAATGTTACTGATTTTTCTAAAGCAGGTCTTGTTGGAGGATACTATGATGCTGGAGACAACACCAAGTTTCATTTTCCCATGGCATTTGCCATGACTATGTTGAGCTGGAGTGTCATTGAATACAGACAGAAGTATGAGGCCATTGGCGAGTACCAGCATACCAGAGATCTAATCAGGTGGGGTACTGATTACTTGCTATTAACCTTCAACTCCAGTGCCAGCAAAATAGACAAAATTTACTGCCAG GTTGGTGGATCTCGAAATGGCTCGAGACTTCCAGATGATCATTACTGCTGGCAAAGACCTGAAGATATGGACTATCCGAGGCCTACCCAAGTTGTAAATTCAGGCGCTGACCTTGCCGGAGAAATGGCAGCAGCCTTGGCTGCAGCCTCAATAGTATTCCGAGACAATGAGGCCTATTCAAAAAAGCTTGTAAGAGGTGCAGAGACAGTATATGACTTTGCCAGGGATGGTGGAAGACGGGGAGCATATTCTTCTGGGAATGATTACATTCAACCTTACTACAACTCCACTGGCTATTATGATGAGTACATTTGGGGTGCTACTTGGCTGTACTATGCCACAGGAAACATTACCTACATTAGATTGGCAACTGAACCAGGCTTCTCTAAGCACTCCAAGGCACTTTTAAGTATTCCTGACTTGAGTGTACTGAGTTGGGACAACAAGTTACCAGCAGCTATGCTGCTGTTAACAAGGTACAGGATATTCTTGAATCCAGGATATCCATACGAGGAGATGTTGCATATGTATCATAAAAAGACAGAACTTAACATGTGTTCTTATTTTCAGCAATTCGATGTATTCAACTGGACTAAAG GAGGAATGATCCAACTGAACCATGGAAGGCCACAACCTCTTCAGTATGTGGCTAATGCTGCCTTCTTAGCATCACTCTATGTCGATTATCTGAATGCCACTAGAGTTCCAGGACTCAATTGTGGTCCCAAATTTATCTCACTGGACCTTCTTCGGAGTTTCGCCACGTCACAG ATCAACTACATTCTAGGTGATAACCCCATGAAAATGAGCTATGTGGTGGGGTATGGGACCAAGTTTCCCAGGCATGTTCATCACCGTGGAGCATCAACACCCAGTGACAAAACAAGGTATTCGTGCACAGGCGGATGGAAGTGGCGTGACAGCTCCAAGCCCAATCCTCACAACATTACAGGAGCCATGGTTGGAGGGCCTGATAGGTTTGACCAGTTCCGTGATGTTCGCACTAATTACAACTTTACCGAACCAACTTTAGCTGGAAATGCAGGACTAGTTGCTGCGCTTGCATCCTTGACAAGCAGTGGTGGGATTGGCATCGATAAGAATTCAATCTTTACAGCAGTTCCACCGCTCTACCCTCCAAGCCCTCCATCTCCTCCAGCTTGGAAGCCTTGA
- the LOC133704778 gene encoding beta-hexosaminidase 3-like translates to MGLKSAWLVVVFMFLGVAVAKNVNELNVWPMPKWVSRGHSRVYMSQDFQLVTDGSKYIDGSEILKDGFTRMLDVVKVAHVVDGDLSSVDKSLIIKGIHVLIFSPDDQLQYGVAESYKLLVPSPEMPDYVHLEAQTVYGALHGLQTFSQLCHFNFTTRLIEVHMVPWTIIDQPRFSYRGLLIDTSRHYQPVPMIKKVIDSMAYAKLNVLHWHVVDTQSFPLEIPSYPHLWDGAYSVSERYTFSDAAEIVSYAQRRGINVLAELDVPGHALSWGHGYPSLWPSKDCQQPLDVSNEFTFKVIDGILSDFSKIFKFKFVHLGGDEVDPSCWTKTPHITKWLKEHRMNGSQAYQYFVLRAQKIALSHGFEIVNWEETFNDFGNKLSRKTVVHNWLGGGVAEQVVASGLRCIVSNQDKWYLHYLDTTWEEFYKNEPLTNITNPEQQSLVLGGEVCMWGETVDGSDIEQTIWPRAAAAAERLWTPYDKLAKDPERVAGRLAHFRCLLNQRGVAAAPLAGPGRGAPIEPGSCYGQ, encoded by the exons ATGGGGTTGAAAAGTGCTTGGTTAGTGGTGGTGTTTATGTTTCTTGGGGTTGCTGTGGCAAAGAATGTGAATGAGTTGAATGTATGGCCAATGCCGAAGTGGGTGAGTAGAGGGCACAGCAGGGTTTACATGAGTCAAGATTTTCAGTTAGTTACTGATGGGAGCAAGTACATTGATGGCTCTGAGATTTTGAAGGATGGCTTTACAAGAATGCTTGATGTAGTGAAAGTTGCTCATGTTGTTGATGGTGATCTTTCTAGCGTAGACAAGTCTCTCATCATTAAAGGAATTCATGTTCTTATTTTCTCACCAGATGACCAG ttacaatatggtGTTGCCGAGTCTTACAAACTGCTGGTTCCTTCACCAGAGATGCCAGATTACGTCCATCTTGAG GCGCAGACTGTTTATGGGGCGTTACATGGGCTTCAG ACATTCAGCCAATTGTGTCATTTTAACTTTACAACTAGACTGATTGAAGTTCACATGGTCCCTTGGACTATCATTGATCAACCAAGATTCTCTTATCGAGGGCTCTTGATTG ATACATCAAGACACTATCAGCCAGTGCCAATGATTAAGAAAGTAATTGATTCTATGGCCTATGCAAAATTG AATGTGTTGCACTGGCACGTTGTAGATACCCAATCTTTCCCTTTGGAGATACCTTCATATCCACATCTGTGGGATGGGGCTTATTCAGTTTCAGAGCGGTACACCTTTTCTGATGCTGCTGAAATTGTGAG TTATGCTCAAAGGCGAGGAATTAATGTATTAGCTGAACTTGATGTTCCTGGACATGCACTCTCATG GGGGCATGGCTATCCTTCTCTGTGGCCATCAAAAGACTGTCAGCAGCCACTTGATGTCAGCAACGAGTTTACATTCAAAGTGATAGATGGGATTCTTTCAG ATTTCAGTAAGATCTTtaaattcaagtttgttcaCTTAGGAGGTGATGAAGTTGACCCAA GTTGCTGGACAAAAACTCCCCACATAACAAAATG GTTAAAAGAGCATAGAATGAATGGATCTCAAGCTTATCAGTACTTTGTCTTGCGGGCACAGAAAATAGCTTTGTCCCATGGATTTGAAATTGTTAACTG GGAGGAGACTTTCAATGACTTCGGAAATAAATTGAGCCGCAAGACTGTGGTGCACAATTG GCTTGGAGGTGGAGTTGCTGAGCAAGTGGTTGCATCTGGGTTGAGGTGCATTGTGAGCAACCAGGACAAATGGTATCTACATTACTTGGATACTACTTGGGAAGAGTTCTATAAGAATGAACCACTTACAAATATAACAAACCCCGAGCAACAGAGTTTAGTTCTTGGGGGGGAAGTATGCATGTGGGGAGAAACAGTGGATGGGTCAGACATTGAACAAACCATATGGCCACGTGCTGCAGCTGCTGCAG AGCGGCTATGGACACCTTATGACAAGCTAGCGAAGGATCCAGAAAGAGTTGCTGGAAGGTTAGCACACTTCAGGTGTTTGCTGAATCAAAGAGGGGTTGCCGCAGCTCCTTTAGCTGGACCAGGCCGAGGAGCACCTATAGAACCAGGTTCTTGTTATGGACAGTAA